The following proteins come from a genomic window of Miscanthus floridulus cultivar M001 chromosome 2, ASM1932011v1, whole genome shotgun sequence:
- the LOC136529291 gene encoding membrane-anchored ubiquitin-fold protein 1 has protein sequence MSGVQEQFEIKFRLPDGTDIGPRRFPPASTVATLKETIIAQWPKDKEKGPRTVNDLKLINAGKILENNKTLSECKSPICDFSGMTTMHVVVRAPTSSKQSDKRAAKKAKDFRCGCAIM, from the exons ATGTCCGGCGTCCAGGAGCAGTTCGAGATCAAGTTCCGGCTGCCGGACGGCACCGACATCGGGCCCAGGCGCTTCCCGCCGGCGTCCACCGTCGCCACGCTCAAGGAGACCATCATCGCCCAGTGGCCCAAAG ATAAGGAGAAAGGTCCTAGGACTGTGAATGATCTTAAGCTTATTAATGCTGGGAAGATACTGGAGAACAACAAAACCCTATCAGAATGCAAAAGCCCAATTTGCGACTTCTCTGGGATGACAACGATGCATGTCGTCGTCCGTGCACCGACTTCAAGCAAACAGTCTG ATAAAAGAGCAGCAAAGAAAGCGAAAGATTTCAGGTGCGGTTGTGCCATTATGTGA